A genomic region of Sulfobacillus acidophilus DSM 10332 contains the following coding sequences:
- a CDS encoding Haloacid dehalogenase domain protein hydrolase (TIGRFAM: haloacid dehalogenase superfamily, subfamily IA hydrolase, TIGR01548~InterPro IPR005834~KEGG: hla:Hlac_0335 HAD superfamily (subfamily IA) hydrolase, TIGR01548~PFAM: Haloacid dehalogenase-like hydrolase~SPTR: HAD superfamily (Subfamily IA) hydrolase, TIGR01548) gives MNLELRPVADGVYATSRAELQVEVCDVVVFDMDGVLIDVRHSYPVVICRAVDQFLAENGFSGDGTAVTPEETTYFKAAGGFNSDWALAQGVALVYLVKAQMAGARQIDGLRNLSPDLATVARAAAQLGGGLDGLTRALGHWADAQDLERALNEWDRARITRLAQEFYAGDQALTVFGVTNDTISGDGLMLTEKPLVTREELLAAPFQYGLYTGRNRGEVETAFQMANLSGIFPESAIITENTGIKKPNPAGLFRIAEALKPHLMIYAGDNLDDWQVAARYETERPLDAPPCLFCGVLNGSPGPMSFNLFQERGADLMTQSVPHLLRWLSQRRRTWAQAEAPSRS, from the coding sequence GTGAACCTTGAATTACGGCCGGTCGCCGACGGTGTCTATGCCACCTCGCGCGCGGAATTGCAGGTCGAAGTCTGTGATGTGGTGGTTTTCGACATGGACGGCGTCCTCATTGATGTCCGTCATAGTTATCCGGTAGTCATTTGCCGGGCGGTGGACCAATTTTTGGCGGAAAACGGGTTTAGTGGGGACGGGACGGCCGTAACACCGGAAGAAACGACCTACTTTAAAGCGGCAGGCGGATTTAATAGCGATTGGGCCTTGGCTCAAGGGGTGGCGCTCGTCTATTTGGTGAAAGCCCAAATGGCGGGTGCGCGCCAGATTGACGGGCTGCGGAACCTATCGCCCGACTTGGCGACCGTCGCGCGCGCGGCGGCTCAGTTGGGCGGAGGACTCGACGGGTTGACGCGGGCTTTAGGGCATTGGGCCGATGCGCAAGATCTGGAGCGGGCGCTCAACGAATGGGATCGGGCCCGTATTACCCGCTTGGCCCAAGAATTCTATGCCGGAGATCAAGCGCTCACCGTTTTTGGCGTGACGAACGACACGATTTCCGGCGACGGTCTCATGTTGACGGAAAAACCGCTCGTGACTCGAGAGGAGTTGTTGGCGGCGCCGTTTCAATATGGACTCTACACGGGCCGTAACCGGGGTGAAGTGGAGACGGCGTTTCAGATGGCCAACCTGTCGGGGATTTTCCCCGAATCGGCCATCATCACGGAGAATACCGGCATTAAAAAGCCGAATCCGGCAGGACTTTTTCGTATAGCGGAGGCGCTGAAGCCGCATCTTATGATTTATGCCGGGGACAACCTGGATGACTGGCAAGTGGCCGCTCGGTATGAGACGGAACGTCCGCTCGACGCCCCGCCTTGCCTTTTTTGCGGGGTGTTAAACGGGTCGCCGGGACCGATGAGCTTTAATTTGTTTCAAGAACGGGGAGCCGATCTGATGACCCAAAGCGTGCCTCATCTTTTGCGGTGGCTAAGCCAACGGCGGCGAACATGGGCTCAAGCAGAAGCGCCTTCCCGGTCATGA
- a CDS encoding Peroxiredoxin (PFAM: C-terminal domain of 1-Cys peroxiredoxin; AhpC/TSA family~COGs: COG0450 Peroxiredoxin~InterPro IPR000866:IPR019479~KEGG: aac:Aaci_2242 peroxiredoxin~PFAM: Alkyl hydroperoxide reductase/ Thiol specific antioxidant/ Mal allergen; Peroxiredoxin, C-terminal~PRIAM: Peroxiredoxin~SPTR: Probable peroxiredoxin): MTEGMVEPVYRLPRINEPAPEFEADSTHGKIRLSDFRGKWVMLFSHPADFTPVCTTEFVAFARAFDEFEKRQVQLIGLSVDSVPAHLAWVHAIQEELGVHIPFPIIADIKMDVAQRYGMIHPGDSTTAAVRSVFFIDPDGLIRAMIYYPLSLGRSVTELLRVIDGLQFNYREKLSTPADWTPGQPAVYPAPNTQEQMEQRIKEDAGKPNLKAWWLKTTS; this comes from the coding sequence ATGACAGAGGGAATGGTCGAACCGGTATATCGGTTGCCTCGCATTAATGAACCGGCGCCGGAATTTGAAGCCGATAGTACGCACGGGAAGATTCGATTGTCGGATTTCCGGGGTAAATGGGTGATGTTGTTTTCTCATCCGGCGGATTTTACTCCGGTGTGTACGACGGAGTTTGTCGCCTTTGCGCGGGCCTTTGACGAATTCGAGAAGCGTCAAGTCCAGTTGATCGGCTTGTCGGTCGATTCGGTACCCGCTCATTTGGCCTGGGTTCATGCGATTCAAGAGGAATTAGGGGTGCATATCCCGTTTCCGATTATTGCGGATATCAAAATGGACGTAGCCCAACGCTACGGGATGATTCATCCGGGGGATAGCACGACCGCGGCGGTACGGAGCGTTTTTTTCATCGACCCCGACGGGTTGATTCGTGCCATGATTTACTATCCGCTGTCGCTCGGACGGAGTGTGACGGAGCTCTTGCGGGTGATTGACGGACTACAATTCAACTATCGGGAAAAACTTTCAACCCCGGCCGATTGGACGCCCGGTCAACCGGCCGTCTATCCGGCACCGAATACCCAGGAACAAATGGAGCAACGCATCAAAGAGGATGCCGGCAAACCCAACCTCAAAGCCTGGTGGTTGAAAACCACCTCGTAG
- a CDS encoding major facilitator superfamily MFS_1 (PFAM: Sugar (and other) transporter~TIGRFAM: benzoate transport~COGs: COG2271 Sugar phosphate permease~InterPro IPR011701~KEGG: dsy:DSY3923 hypothetical protein~PFAM: Major facilitator superfamily MFS-1~SPTR: Putative uncharacterized protein): MTGEEQFDEGRLTRFHARLITVAGLGTLFDSMDVGIVSFVMAALISAWRLNAFWIGIVGSINLVGMAIGAALAGSLADRFGRRQLFMLTLLIYSVSTGLSGLSITLWMLLLFRFLVGVGLGGELPVTTTMVTEFLPRRDRGKGIVFLESFWAVGWLLAAVIAYVVIPHWGWRVAFFVGTLPALYVWYLRRGIPESPRYLLRQGRLAEAYRVMSMAAGREVAATSAPAARPHPGVGSLFQGRWTKRTIMLWILWMGMNFAYYGMFLWLPSVLVEHGYSLVHSFAYTLIVTLVQIPGYFSAAWLVDRVGRKPVLIVYILATAIAASLFSHAHGVGDVLLYGCLLGFFNLGAWGVTYAYTTEQYPTLIRGTGAGWAMGMGRIGGIVGPFLVGLMLASHVSIPGIFWIFTVVLLVVGLAVLILGRETRGRAMSEIEQGL; this comes from the coding sequence ATGACCGGGGAAGAACAATTTGACGAAGGTCGGCTGACCCGCTTTCATGCTCGCTTAATTACCGTGGCCGGCCTGGGTACGCTGTTTGACTCGATGGATGTGGGGATCGTGTCGTTTGTGATGGCGGCCTTGATTAGTGCCTGGCGTCTTAATGCGTTTTGGATTGGCATTGTCGGCAGTATCAATTTGGTCGGGATGGCGATTGGGGCGGCACTAGCCGGTAGTTTGGCCGACCGCTTCGGGCGGCGCCAGCTGTTCATGCTGACCCTACTCATTTATAGTGTGTCGACCGGCTTGTCCGGATTGTCGATTACGCTCTGGATGCTGTTGTTATTCCGGTTTTTGGTGGGTGTCGGCCTGGGCGGCGAACTGCCGGTGACGACGACGATGGTGACCGAGTTTTTGCCACGCCGCGACCGGGGCAAGGGCATTGTCTTTTTGGAGAGCTTTTGGGCGGTCGGTTGGTTGTTGGCGGCCGTTATTGCCTATGTCGTGATTCCTCACTGGGGCTGGCGGGTGGCCTTTTTCGTGGGGACGTTACCGGCTCTTTACGTGTGGTATCTGCGACGAGGGATTCCCGAATCGCCGCGATATCTGTTACGCCAAGGGCGGCTGGCCGAAGCCTATCGCGTGATGTCGATGGCGGCCGGCCGCGAGGTGGCGGCGACCAGTGCACCGGCGGCCCGCCCGCATCCCGGTGTCGGCTCTTTGTTTCAGGGCCGGTGGACGAAGCGGACGATTATGCTTTGGATCCTGTGGATGGGGATGAACTTTGCCTACTACGGCATGTTTTTGTGGTTGCCCTCGGTATTGGTGGAACACGGATATTCCTTGGTCCATTCCTTTGCCTATACGTTGATTGTGACGTTGGTCCAAATTCCCGGGTACTTTTCGGCCGCTTGGCTGGTAGACCGGGTGGGACGTAAACCCGTCCTTATTGTCTACATTTTGGCTACCGCTATCGCCGCGTCCCTTTTTAGCCATGCCCACGGCGTAGGGGATGTCTTACTCTACGGATGTCTGCTCGGCTTCTTCAACTTGGGGGCTTGGGGCGTGACCTATGCCTACACCACGGAACAATATCCCACGTTGATTCGGGGAACCGGAGCCGGTTGGGCCATGGGAATGGGTCGCATTGGCGGCATTGTGGGCCCGTTTTTGGTGGGGTTGATGTTAGCTAGCCACGTGTCGATACCCGGCATCTTTTGGATATTTACCGTGGTGTTGCTGGTTGTCGGCCTGGCGGTGCTCATATTAGGACGTGAAACGCGAGGCCGGGCGATGAGCGAGATCGAACAGGGATTATAA
- a CDS encoding preprotein translocase, SecG subunit (PFAM: Preprotein translocase SecG subunit~TIGRFAM: protein translocase, SecG subunit~InterPro IPR004692~KEGG: afn:Acfer_0971 preprotein translocase, SecG subunit~PFAM: Preprotein translocase SecG subunit~SPTR: Preprotein translocase, SecG subunit;~TIGRFAM: Preprotein translocase SecG subunit) yields the protein MNTVLLVADIIVAVLLMGSILLQTGYTPGMSGALGGGYTQQGLGGKKQGVDEFLAKVTVVLSILFAVITLLLARFWH from the coding sequence GTGAATACCGTATTGTTGGTGGCCGACATTATTGTTGCCGTGTTGTTAATGGGCTCGATTTTATTACAAACCGGCTACACGCCGGGTATGTCGGGGGCTCTTGGTGGAGGCTATACCCAACAAGGGCTAGGAGGCAAGAAGCAGGGCGTTGACGAATTTTTGGCGAAAGTGACGGTCGTGCTTTCGATCCTGTTCGCCGTCATCACGCTCTTACTGGCCCGATTTTGGCATTAG
- a CDS encoding ribonuclease R (PFAM: Ribonuclease B OB domain; RNB domain; S1 RNA binding domain~TIGRFAM: ribonuclease R; VacB and RNase II family 3'-5' exoribonucleases~COGs: COG0557 Exoribonuclease R~InterProIPR011805:IPR004476:IPR013223:IPR001900:IPR 003029~KEGG: sth:STH339 ribonulease R~PFAM: Ribonuclease II/R; Ribonuclease B, OB region N-terminal; Ribosomal protein S1, RNA binding domain~SPTR: Ribonulease R;~TIGRFAM: Ribonuclease R, bacterial; Ribonuclease II/ribonuclease R, bacteria): MEQLFALLYQRDPVPEGDVIQRVVGRGKASKAHYRLYSQLRHEGWLVRNSEGQITVLTRTGTLRVHPRGFGFVVNPDYQGDDVFVPERWLLSATHDDQVLVWMRRVPGSPGPEGRIMNILTRATQEVVGRLDRARNGSWRVIPEDPRRPLVWLGRPSTHGLKAGAVALARITEWPLDPKLPVRGEIQEILGEFGSPGVDVRAVMVAHHLPARFPPEVLAEAERLPESVRDIDWHGRRDLTRYPIVTIDGQDAKDLDDAISVERIDQGYRVGVHIADVSYYVPEDSALDREARQRGTSVYLVDRVIPMLPERLSNGIASLNPMVPRLAVTAWVTLDRTGKPIQTAFERTVIQSRRRLTYEGVNRWFQEGQADDAEIGDLLQTAREVHDLLRKRRMERGAVDFDLPETKVILDAAGHPIAIQPRVRDIAESIIEEFMLLANEAVARELLQHQLPGLFRVHDEPGADKLDQFRELIGALGYRLPKRVTPKALQQLLNQIKGRPEERVISSALLRSMKQARYGPENTGHFGLASGEYTHFTSPIRRYPDLWVHRILTKHLEGPIAETDLTRWKLLVSEVGEIASAREREAMDAERDSVALKEAEFMAQHIGEVYDAVISGVAAFGIFVELPNLIEGLVRIEDLPRDYWVHDPIHYQLRGERTGRVFQLGQEIRVRVARVDIGLRRIDFVLDQAATAKPEKSRARRR; the protein is encoded by the coding sequence ATGGAACAACTTTTCGCCTTGCTCTACCAGCGGGATCCGGTGCCGGAAGGCGATGTGATACAACGCGTGGTCGGCCGGGGGAAAGCGTCCAAGGCGCATTATCGCCTTTATAGCCAACTTCGTCACGAGGGCTGGCTCGTGCGGAATTCGGAAGGGCAGATTACCGTCCTGACTCGCACCGGCACCTTGCGGGTCCATCCGCGAGGGTTTGGGTTCGTTGTCAACCCGGACTATCAGGGAGACGACGTATTTGTCCCTGAGCGGTGGCTCTTGAGTGCCACGCATGACGATCAGGTTCTGGTTTGGATGCGGAGGGTACCCGGGTCTCCCGGCCCGGAGGGTCGGATTATGAACATCTTAACCCGGGCCACCCAAGAAGTCGTGGGCCGTTTGGATCGCGCGCGGAACGGGAGTTGGCGGGTCATCCCGGAAGATCCGCGCCGTCCGCTGGTCTGGTTGGGGCGTCCGTCCACTCACGGCCTAAAGGCGGGCGCGGTGGCTTTGGCCCGTATTACCGAGTGGCCGTTAGATCCGAAATTACCGGTGCGAGGAGAAATTCAAGAGATTCTAGGGGAATTCGGTTCGCCGGGCGTTGATGTGAGGGCGGTCATGGTGGCGCATCATTTGCCGGCGCGCTTTCCGCCGGAGGTATTAGCCGAAGCGGAGCGCCTGCCCGAGTCGGTACGTGATATCGATTGGCATGGCCGCCGGGACTTAACCCGGTATCCTATCGTGACCATTGACGGCCAAGACGCCAAGGACTTGGATGATGCCATATCTGTGGAGCGCATCGACCAGGGGTATCGGGTGGGCGTGCATATCGCCGATGTCAGCTATTATGTGCCGGAGGACAGCGCGCTGGATCGGGAGGCACGACAGCGCGGCACCAGCGTCTACTTGGTGGACCGCGTCATCCCGATGTTACCCGAACGGTTGAGTAACGGCATCGCCAGTCTGAATCCGATGGTACCGCGGTTGGCGGTGACGGCCTGGGTTACTTTAGACCGGACCGGCAAGCCGATTCAGACCGCTTTTGAACGCACGGTGATTCAAAGCCGGCGTCGACTGACCTATGAAGGCGTCAACCGCTGGTTTCAGGAGGGACAAGCCGACGATGCCGAAATCGGGGATTTGTTGCAGACGGCCCGTGAGGTTCACGATCTCCTACGAAAACGTCGAATGGAGCGGGGCGCCGTCGATTTTGATTTGCCGGAAACGAAAGTCATATTAGATGCGGCGGGTCACCCTATTGCGATCCAACCCCGGGTTCGGGATATTGCGGAATCCATCATCGAGGAATTTATGCTCCTGGCCAATGAGGCCGTCGCGCGGGAATTACTCCAACATCAATTGCCGGGCCTATTTCGGGTCCACGATGAGCCGGGGGCGGACAAGCTCGATCAATTTCGGGAATTGATCGGGGCACTCGGCTATCGGCTGCCGAAGCGGGTGACCCCGAAAGCGTTACAGCAATTGCTGAATCAAATCAAAGGACGGCCCGAGGAGCGCGTGATTAGCAGTGCGTTACTCCGGTCGATGAAGCAAGCCCGCTATGGTCCGGAAAACACCGGGCATTTTGGATTAGCTTCAGGGGAATATACCCATTTTACCTCCCCGATCCGGCGCTACCCTGATTTATGGGTTCATCGGATTCTCACGAAACATCTTGAAGGGCCTATTGCCGAAACCGATCTGACCCGCTGGAAGCTCTTGGTTTCGGAGGTTGGGGAAATTGCCTCGGCCCGGGAACGGGAGGCGATGGATGCCGAACGGGATTCGGTGGCGTTAAAAGAAGCGGAGTTTATGGCCCAGCACATCGGCGAGGTGTATGACGCCGTAATCTCCGGAGTGGCGGCTTTTGGCATTTTTGTCGAGCTACCCAATTTAATTGAGGGATTGGTTCGGATTGAAGATTTGCCGCGCGACTACTGGGTGCACGATCCGATCCACTATCAGTTGCGGGGGGAACGGACGGGGCGCGTGTTTCAGTTGGGGCAAGAAATACGGGTGCGGGTGGCACGGGTCGATATCGGTTTACGTCGGATCGACTTTGTATTGGACCAGGCGGCCACGGCCAAACCGGAAAAATCCCGGGCGCGACGCCGGTAA
- a CDS encoding SsrA-binding protein (PFAM: SmpB protein~TIGRFAM: SsrA-binding protein~COGs: COG0691 tmRNA-binding protein~HAMAP: SsrA-binding protein~InterPro IPR000037~KEGG: sth:STH340 SsrA-binding protein~PFAM: SsrA-binding protein~SPTR: SsrA-binding protein;~TIGRFAM: SsrA-binding protein~tmRNA as predicted by Rfam (RF00023), score 149.07) yields the protein MAREERSVAENRKARHDYFIDEVFEAGLVLTGTEVKSLRLGRVNLRDSFARIIHGEAFLINCHIAPYEQGNRWNHDPYRDRKLLLHKKEIRELAQEVRQEGKTLIPLRIYFDKKGRAKVSLAVARGKKQYDKRQSIHERDAQRQIDRALKGRQR from the coding sequence GTGGCACGCGAAGAACGGTCGGTGGCGGAAAATCGCAAAGCACGACATGATTATTTTATCGATGAAGTTTTCGAGGCTGGTTTGGTGTTAACCGGCACCGAAGTCAAGTCTTTGCGCTTAGGACGCGTGAATTTACGAGACAGTTTCGCGCGCATCATACACGGCGAAGCTTTTTTGATTAATTGCCATATTGCTCCCTACGAACAAGGGAACCGGTGGAATCACGATCCCTATCGCGATCGCAAATTGTTGCTCCACAAAAAGGAAATTCGGGAATTAGCCCAAGAAGTGCGGCAAGAAGGGAAAACCCTGATTCCTTTGCGGATTTATTTTGACAAAAAGGGGCGGGCTAAGGTATCATTAGCTGTTGCAAGGGGAAAGAAACAATACGATAAACGGCAGTCCATCCATGAACGGGATGCCCAGCGGCAAATCGATCGGGCCTTGAAAGGACGCCAGCGTTAG
- a CDS encoding RNAse PH (PFAM: 3' exoribonuclease family, domain 1; 3' exoribonuclease family, domain 2~TIGRFAM: ribonuclease PH~COGs: COG0689 RNase PH~HAMAP: Ribonuclease phosphorolytic, bacterial-type~InterPro IPR002381:IPR001247:IPR015847~KEGG: dno:DNO_0664 ribonuclease PH~PFAM: Exoribonuclease, phosphorolytic domain 1; Exoribonuclease, phosphorolytic domain 2~PRIAM: tRNA nucleotidyltransferase~SPTR: Ribonuclease PH;~TIGRFAM: Ribonuclease phosphorolytic, bacterial-type) — translation MVRADGRDALDIRPLRLELGFNAWAEGSCLITVGRTQVLVTATVEEKVPPFMRGTGQGWIQAEYAMLPRATQERTHREAVRGRQQGRSVEIQRLIGRALRGALDLSRLGERSVILDCDVLQADGGTRTAAITAGFMALWQALLSIHRKSPFHAPPLKGRLAAVSVGLQNGQPLVDLTYAEDSVIGADFNLVRLSTGDWVEIQGTAEHRLFSRTELNALLDAAEIGLSAIDTIQAETFPEGAVLIES, via the coding sequence GTGGTCAGGGCTGACGGCCGGGATGCATTGGACATTCGGCCTTTACGACTGGAACTGGGGTTCAATGCCTGGGCGGAAGGGTCGTGTCTCATTACAGTGGGACGCACCCAAGTGTTGGTGACCGCTACCGTCGAAGAAAAGGTACCGCCTTTTATGCGGGGGACCGGTCAAGGATGGATTCAAGCGGAATATGCCATGTTGCCGCGGGCAACCCAGGAACGGACACACCGGGAAGCGGTGCGGGGCCGTCAACAAGGACGCAGCGTGGAAATCCAACGCTTGATCGGCCGTGCGTTGAGAGGCGCCTTAGATTTAAGTCGGCTCGGTGAGCGTAGCGTGATTTTGGATTGCGATGTGCTACAAGCCGATGGCGGTACGCGCACGGCGGCCATTACCGCCGGATTTATGGCCCTATGGCAAGCGCTTCTCAGTATTCACCGAAAATCTCCCTTCCATGCGCCGCCTTTGAAAGGACGATTGGCGGCGGTTAGTGTCGGACTCCAAAACGGCCAGCCGTTAGTGGATTTGACCTATGCGGAGGATTCGGTCATCGGGGCGGATTTCAATTTGGTGCGCCTGTCGACGGGGGATTGGGTGGAAATCCAAGGGACGGCCGAGCATCGGTTGTTTAGTCGAACCGAATTGAATGCCTTATTGGATGCCGCGGAGATCGGGCTTTCCGCTATCGATACGATTCAAGCGGAGACTTTTCCCGAGGGGGCCGTCTTGATTGAATCATAA
- a CDS encoding Nucleoside-triphosphatase rdgB (PFAM: Ham1 family~TIGRFAM: non-canonical purine NTP pyrophosphatase, rdgB/HAM1 family~COGs: COG0127 Xanthosine triphosphate pyrophosphatase~HAMAP: Nucleoside-triphosphatase rdgB~InterPro IPR002637~KEGG: sth:STH344 hypothetical protein~PFAM: Ham1-like protein~PRIAM: Nucleoside-triphosphatase~SPTR: Nucleoside-triphosphatase): MNHKVVVLASHNPGKLREFAQLFQGAPFELVLWPGRDEIIAETGDTYVENARIKAHYVARQTGHWALADDSGIEVDYLGGLPGVNSAHFVSQNPWENTREILLRLMDAPPSARTARMRAVLCLASPDGAEWLAEGVVEGWILPWPRGTHGFGVDPIFSVNGRESLAEWPEAEKNAVSHRARAVQALWNIINEQGLF; this comes from the coding sequence TTGAATCATAAAGTGGTCGTATTGGCGTCTCATAACCCGGGAAAGTTACGGGAATTTGCTCAGCTATTTCAGGGGGCCCCGTTTGAACTGGTGTTATGGCCGGGCCGTGACGAAATTATCGCCGAAACCGGGGACACTTATGTGGAAAATGCCCGCATCAAGGCTCATTATGTGGCTCGCCAAACCGGTCATTGGGCTTTGGCGGACGACTCGGGTATCGAAGTGGACTATTTGGGTGGGTTACCCGGCGTCAACTCGGCTCACTTCGTGAGTCAAAATCCCTGGGAAAACACCCGGGAAATTCTGCTGCGGTTGATGGACGCCCCGCCCTCTGCAAGGACGGCCCGGATGCGGGCGGTTTTATGTTTGGCGTCACCGGACGGCGCGGAATGGTTGGCCGAAGGCGTCGTGGAGGGGTGGATTCTTCCGTGGCCCCGCGGGACCCATGGGTTTGGTGTCGATCCGATTTTTTCCGTCAACGGGCGAGAGTCGTTAGCGGAATGGCCGGAAGCCGAAAAAAATGCCGTATCTCACCGTGCTCGGGCGGTTCAGGCACTTTGGAACATCATAAACGAGCAAGGTCTCTTCTAA
- a CDS encoding hypothetical protein (COGs: COG4280 membrane protein~KEGG: msv:Mesil_3135 hypothetical protein~SPTR: Putative uncharacterized protein) has product MNGYVLVAALLASSVEFVEALTIVLAVGTVEGFRPALRGTLWAILILALITGILGFAILKWVPLSILRGVIGTLLLLFGIKWLRKAILRFAGRKPLHNEAEAFETEVAKLRSRSGNPWAAQATAFNGVFLEGLEVIVIVITMGSAAHAYPSAILGAAIGLVLVLSAGILLRAPLSKVPENVMKFVVGIMLTSFGSFWAGESLGVRWPYHDGSILLLIGGYLAASWLMVSSLKRQHVVAP; this is encoded by the coding sequence ATGAACGGCTATGTATTAGTCGCAGCCCTGTTGGCCTCATCGGTAGAATTTGTGGAAGCGTTGACGATCGTGCTGGCGGTGGGAACCGTCGAAGGGTTTCGACCGGCATTACGAGGCACGTTGTGGGCTATATTAATCTTGGCCCTAATTACCGGCATTCTCGGCTTTGCCATATTAAAATGGGTGCCGTTATCGATTCTACGAGGGGTCATCGGCACGTTACTGCTGCTATTCGGGATTAAATGGCTGAGAAAAGCCATATTACGATTCGCAGGGCGAAAACCTTTGCATAACGAAGCGGAAGCCTTTGAAACGGAAGTGGCGAAACTTCGGAGTCGATCGGGCAATCCCTGGGCGGCTCAGGCCACCGCTTTTAACGGCGTTTTTTTAGAAGGGCTCGAAGTGATCGTCATCGTGATTACCATGGGCTCGGCCGCACATGCCTATCCGAGCGCGATTTTAGGGGCCGCTATCGGTTTAGTCCTGGTCCTGTCCGCGGGGATATTGCTTCGGGCACCTTTATCCAAAGTGCCGGAGAACGTCATGAAATTTGTTGTGGGCATTATGCTCACGAGTTTCGGATCATTTTGGGCCGGTGAATCGCTCGGGGTGCGTTGGCCCTACCATGACGGGAGCATTCTTCTTTTAATTGGCGGGTATTTAGCCGCTAGCTGGCTCATGGTCTCCTCGTTAAAGCGGCAGCATGTGGTGGCGCCATGA
- a CDS encoding hypothetical protein (TIGRFAM: DNA binding domain, excisionase family), with protein sequence MRGSALKPIDDAGLYVSPRQVARLLGVSEYLLDKAIQEGQVPHRRIGQRILIPRAWIDFSENPIAPPPYTEA encoded by the coding sequence GTGCGCGGGAGCGCGTTGAAGCCCATCGATGACGCGGGGCTGTACGTCAGCCCTCGCCAAGTTGCACGTCTGTTGGGGGTTTCGGAATATCTGCTCGATAAAGCGATTCAGGAAGGGCAAGTCCCGCATCGGCGCATTGGACAGCGCATCTTGATTCCGAGAGCATGGATCGATTTTTCCGAGAATCCCATCGCTCCACCACCGTATACGGAAGCCTAA